Sequence from the Streptomyces sp. NBC_00358 genome:
GAGCAGGTGCTTGCCGCAGTGGCCAACGCACCCGAATCATCGGGAAAGTTGTACCAGTTGAGCGTCACCGGTCCGCCACCTCCGCTCCCGCAGCCGGCGAGCAGACCCGCCGACAGGCACAGAGCGAGCTGTACCCGCAGGAGGCCACGGATGCCGGACATAAGCGCCACCCCCACACTCCTTCCGGACCAGTACGAGAATTCCGGACAAAGCGTAGGGAAGCCCGGACCCGCGACAGGCTAGGCCCGCACCCGGCCTCACCCCGTACCGCCTCACCAGGCAGTCATCCGATCGGCCGCACAGCACACGGCACACGCCGCAACCCGCCAACGCCCACATCGTGGCCGCCAAAACCGTCCTGCCCTGCCCCGGCTTCGACATCTCCAACGCCTGCGACAGCGCCCTGAACGCCCTCGAAGTCGCTGACGCCCTCATCGGCAGCGGTCGCTACCAGCGGGTCTTCGTAGCCTGCGGCGAGACACTGAGCCGGCTGAGCCGGTTGTGCCGCTGGTCAGGTCAGTGCGCAGCTCGACTCGCCCCATCGACTTCACCGACCGCGTGGGCACGCATGTGCCAGGAGACCTTCAGACGGTTTTCTCGCCCGTCGACCACACCTCGGCGGGCGCTGTCGCGGCGGCCTGCTCCAGCCTGCGAACGAGCTGCCGGACAACGACGATCGACAGCGCAGCCGCGCAGATGTACAGACCGTCGCCCATCATGATCTGCCGCAGGGCTTGGCGAGCCTCGGTCGCACTGTCGGCCGCCTTCAGATCCTTGGAGGCATCGTTGAAAGCATATGAATTCGCGGCGATCAGGACAGACAGCCACCACGCCGTGAGGAGCGGATGTCCGCGTCGGCGCTGCGACTCCGGCTGACTGGCGGCCCACAGGTCGTTGACGAACATCTTGGGCACGAAGAGCTGCGCAACCGGTATCACCCAGCCAAAGGCCAGCCACGCTCGGCGTCGGCGCTGCCCCTGACGCCAGAGCACATCCGCGACATCGCGCATGTTGGCGAGCCAGATGCTGAACTGGAGCAGGGCCACGAGGAGCAGCCCCGTTCGCCAGCCCATCAGGTTCCTGAAGTACGTGTCGACCTCGACCAGCGGGTTGTCGAGGTACGGCCCCGGCGTCGTCGGACCGGCCAGCAGTTGGTATTTGTGCCATGCCGTCAGCCCGGCCGCGACAGTCACCAGCGTGAACGCGCTGAGCGTGGCGCAGGCAAACTGGGTCTGCCCGCGCGGCAATCTCACTGCCCCGGCCACTTCATACCTCCTGGAAACCGCCCGTTCGGACTTCCGGCAGGCCGGCAGGGGATCTTAACCCGAGGAAGCGGATATCGCGCCGTGTGGCAGTTCGAGACCGCCGCGGGGGACCGACATCAGCGGCCGACGTCAACGAGCGCGAACTTCGGCGGGCATCGGCGGACATCAGGGTTCCGCACCTTTCGAACGGCCGCGTCTTGCGGTCGGTACAGCTCATCGCGCTGGCGGAGGGGTGTCGCAGGTGCACGCGTTCCGATAGGAGGACTCGTAAATGCGTTCACCGGCGGCCTTCGCGCCCGTCAGGATCCCGCAGAGGACGAGGAACATCACGAGTTGGGTGAAGGCGACCGGGTATACCCGACGGACTCCGGCCACGACGGCGGCAACCAGGGCGGCTGCCGGCACGAACAAGGCCTTGTGCAGGTAGGGGCCCGGTGGCGCGCCGTAGTCCTGCGGGTCGAACGACCAGTAGGTCCCGGCCCAGGACAGCCAGACCAGGGCAAGGGCCATCAGCTCGACAACAACCAGGCCCACGGCAACGGCCACGGCCCGACCAGTACGTTCGGGATCTGCGTTCACCGGGCCACACTGACTCCGGCAGGCACGCGGTGTCATGAGTACCCGTACCCAACAATGAGGGTCGCCGTCCCGTATTGCTGCCCCTGCGGCGTTCGCCACGCGCATCGCGGTCTGCGACGGCAGGCCGAAGACGCCCGCTACTGCTGCTCCCACTGCTCCTTCGTGATCTCGTACCGAACGCCCCCGTGCTCGGAGCCCTCGACCATCTGCATGCCGGGGGGAGTGGGGATGGTGTCCGCGAGCGTCATTTCGAGCTTCTCCATGACGTTGCGCGAACCGTGGTTCACCACCATCGTCTCGGCCCAGACCATGCGCACACCGAGCTCCGTGAACGCCTTGACCAGCAAAGCCCGTGAGACCTCGGTGGCATAGCCCTTGCCCCAAGCCGCCTGCCGCAGCCGGTAGCCGAGTTCGACCTCGTCCAGCGGGCCCTCCGGCTCGGGGCGCAGGCAGAACCAGCCGATGAACGCGCCGCTGTCCTTCTCCTGCGCGGCGAACAGGCCGAGATCACCGCGCCACTTCCCGTAGCCGGCGATGATGTTCGGCAGTTGGCGCTCGCGGACGATCTCCGGCGCGGTCGGATTGCCGCCGGTCAGGTAGCGCGTCACCGCCGGGTCGCTGTCCAGCTCGATCAGCAAGTCCGCGTCGCCGGTGGTGAACTGACGCAAAGTCAGGCGCTCGGTCTCCAGGTACGTGTCCACGGAGTGGATCATGCCCGAAGCGGGGCGGGCAGCTCAACGAATTTACTCGAACAGCGCCGGAGGAGAGTGTCTGCTGAGCCGATTCCACCGGGTCTCGTGCGGCCGCAGCGCGCACGCGGACACACCGACCGGTGTCCGGCGCGTCGTTCGGCCGTGGGGTGAAAGCCGGACCGAACGTCGAAGCGGGGCTTGCCCGTTGGATGGTCCGAAGTGCTGGCCAGCGGGTTCCCCCGCGAGGGAGGATGGTTGCCATGACGAGCGAAGGCACCTCGATCGACGCGACCAGGCCCAGCATTGCACGTGTTTACGACTACCTGCTGGGCGGCAAGGACAACTACGCCGTGGACCGGGAGATCGGCGACGTGTTCAAACGCGACCTTCCCGGCTCGGTGGCGATCGCCTTCGCCAACCGCGCGGCGCTGACCCGGGCGGTCGCGGAGATCGCCACGACCACCGACGTCTCCCAGTTCATCGACCTGGGCAGTGGTCTGCCGACCGCCGACAACGTTCACCAGGTCGCGCAGCGGCACGCCCCGGAGTCCCGCGTGGTCTACGTCGACATAGACCCCCAGGTGCTCGTCCATGGACGTGCCCTGCTGGAGGAGAACGACCGGACCCGAGTCGTCGAGGCCGATGTCCGCGACCCCGAGGCCGTCTACAACCACCCGGAGACCCGGGAAATGATCGACTTCGAACGTCCGGTGGCCGTCGTTTTCAGTGCCGTCCTTCATCACGTCAACGACGAGGAGGACCCCGCCGGGATCGTCCGTTACTGGCGCGACCGCGTACCGTCCGGAAGCTATTTCTTCGTCAGTCATTTCCGTTCCGGCGACAACCCGGAGACGGCCGAGGCGGAGAAGGTCCTCCAGCAGACGTTCGGCCGTGGCCGCTGGCGTACCGACGAGCAGATCGCGCACCTGCTGGACGGCCTGGAGATCCTCGACCCGGGAGTCGTTCCCGCCTCTCTGTGGCGCCCTGAACCGGTCGGCAAGCTGTGGAACGACGGCGTCGAGAAGGAACTGACCGTCTGGGAACACCTCATCGCCGCGGGGCTGGCTCGCAAGGCTTGACGGCAGGCCCCGCGCGGCTGTGCAGCGCCGGCCCGACACTCGCGGTCGGGGCGGACCGCACCTTCACCGTCCGGAACCCCAAGGCTTCGGACGGGTACTGCCAGAAGGCGCTGTGGACGGCCGAGTCAGGCGTAAAGGTAGTTATGGGTCCAGTAACTGCTGGCCGTGAATTCCCGTCCGCACCGTTGGCACGGCGCGGTGCGCCCTTCGTCGGCGAACTCGAACACGTTGTACACGCCGATCACGGTGTCGCGCAGGAGCTGCTCCTCGTGCACCTTGTGACCGACGGCGTGGGCGACGATGTCCAGCGCGGTCGGCGTTCGACCGCATGGACAACTTGACCGGCCGGAGGCGGGGATGACCGAGAAGGCCGAGACGGAATCAAGCGGAAGCCTCAACAGGCCCTCGATGTAGCGGAGTTCAACACCGGGAGTCGCGACCACAGGGCCCTCGTCCGGGAGGAGCGAGATGGCCTGGCGCATCTCGATGTCGTCGAGCCTGATGCCCGTCCGGGCACCGCTCTTGCGGTACTGGGCCTTCAACTGGGCGAGGGCCGTGGTGTCCGTCATTCATTCGTCCCTTCGGTTCTGCACCCGCCGGGCGCCCGTGCTGGTGGCTCTCGCCGGTGATCACCGATTCGTGGTCCACGCGCTCCAGCCAAGGTGTTCATCAGCCCGCCGTAGGCCGGTGCCGCTGGTGGCCGAGAGCCGCTGGTCACCGTCTCGCCTTGGCCCGTGTGAAGGCCGCCGATCTCCAAGCCGACCTGCCCGCTGCTGCCTCGGGGCCTGACAGGAGTGGATGGTGGGTTTCCTTCTCACGGTTGCCGTACAGCATCGTGACGTTGATGCGGAGGTGCTCGTAGCCGGGCTGGAAGTGGACGGCGTCCGAGGCGTGGAACAGGTCGGAATTGAAGATCACCGCCCGGTTCTGCCGGTAGGGGATGGTCATGCGGCGGGCCCGTCGGCGCTGCAGGAACGGCCGGATCAGGTCCTGGCGGCCGTTGTAGGTGTCGAAGCCCCAGGACAAGGGGGCGTCGACGTCGTGCACCACCAGGCCGCCCGAGCGCTCGTCGGCGTTCGAACTGTCCGGAGTGACCCAGAAGTTGACGTTGACGGCGGCGAAGTCCGCGTGGGTGGTGACGTCGGCGGGTACTCGGGGGCCGCATTTGAAGCCCCACATCTGGCGCAGCGGGTATCGGGTGCCGATGAGCCGAGGCAGGGCGTCTCGCAGTTCCTCGGCGATCTGCATGAGCAGGGGGGAGCTGAACCCGTCCTGCATGAGCGCGCCCAGCCGGCCGTGGGCGTAGCGGTTGCCGAACCACACCGTCGACTCCAGGCAGAACCGGTGCAGCTCGCCCAGGGCCTCATCGGTGAGGAAGTCGTCCACGTACACCACGCCGGGTGCGTTCCCCAGGTATTGCTCCTCGACGGTCACGGGATCCCAGCGTCGCGAAAGGGCACGTGCCACGCGCGGTGAATCGCGTACATGCAGCAGGCGGTTGTAGGTGTCGGCGATGCACCGATTGGCATCGGAGTCCAGGGGCTCCCGGGTGTCGGGGCCTTTGGCCGCCAGTCGGTTGTGCACGGCCTCGTAGGCGCCGATGACGCGGCTGTACTCCGTGCCCAGCAAGCCCAGTTGCTGGAGGTAACGCATCTGGTCGATGTCGTGCCGCAGCTTGGGAACACTCAGCGGGACGGCCGAGCGCGCTGCCGGGTCGGAGGAAGTGCCCCAGCGTAGTTGGGCGAAGAGTGAGGCCCACCGCTCGGCGAGCGAGAAGTCGCTGTGTTCCAAGGCCGAGTCGAGCACGTCGGGCGCCCACGCCAAAGCGTCGGCGCCCGTGCGCAGTTCGTCCCGCAACAACGGCAGCACCTCGTCCCAGCGCTCCGAGGCGGCCAGCAGGAGAGCCAACTCGCGCCGGGGCGCTCGGTCTTGGGGGTCGGCCCGGAGGGCATTGCTGAGAACGTGCGCCTCCTGTTCCGTACGCCCGGCACGGACAGCCGCTCTCGTGCGGGCGAACACCGCTCCGGCCTCCCACGGTGTGTCCACGCGGATCACCCGAGGCGGAAGGCGCCGCGGGCCTTCAGCTCCACTGCGTAGCGGGCCAGGCCGTTGAGGGTCACCGCGGCGTACGGAGGCACGAACTGTGCGCTGAACGCCTGATCACCCTCCCCCTGGACGTGGACGTAGGTGGTCCAGGTGATCGACGTGACGAACGGGGTGGTGCCCCGGGCCTGGATGCCGACGTCCTCCTGGGCCGCCACCGCCTCTCCGTCCCCCTTGCCGTCCCGCTCGGCGCAGATCGTCTGCGAGACATGGAGGTTGACGAAGTAGTGCAGCAGGTCATCGGTCAGCCCGTAGATTCCGGTCTCTGCCACAGAACCCTCCAGCAGAGTGGCCACGACGTCCTGGCCATCCTGGCTGACGATCGCCTCGCAGAAGTCGGCGAGGAACTGGCCCCCGGTGGGCACCTCGTCCGTGTGCCGGTGCACGTACTCCTGGAACCACTGCAGCAGTTTCGGGTTGGCGAACACCGAGTAGATGAGCCGGTCGGTGAGGGCCGCCTGCTCCTGCGGAACGGATGGGATGGCGAGGTAGTCCATCAGGATCTGGGAGGGACCGGTGATGAACTGCTCTCGCAGGAGGAAGTCGGTCTCCATGGCCTGGAACAGCGCGTCGATACGACGCACGGTCGCGGCACGGGACATCACAGCGGATCGTTGCGTGCCCAACGTCTTCTCCTCCGGTCGCGTCGATCAGACCGGCCAGCGAGTGCTGAGCCGCGAGACGGCTCCTAGCTAAGAGGCAAGGCGCTACGGGATGCCGTACGGCACGCCGCAGCTCAGGGGGTGCACCTCAGGTTCACACGTATGGCTCGTGGCGGCGCCCCACGCCCTCCGAGGCCCCGGGCGGGCGCGTACGGATCGGTCATGTCGCCGTTACCGGCCCACGCTTCCTTAGCATCCAGTCATGGCACCAGATATCACTCCCCAGGACCGGACCCGGCAGAGCGCCCCCGCCCCCGAGGCCGAGGCAGTGGCCGGATCGGTCTTCGATGCCGTCGTCGACCGCAGGAACAGCAACTCCATGAAGTGGGCCAGGGCACATGAGTTCCTGACGGCCGACGAGGCTGCCGCCGACCCGCTGCCGATGTGGGTCGCGGACACCGACTTCAAGGCCCCGCAGGCCGTGCTCGACGCGCTCCACCAGGCAGTGGACCACGGCGTCTTCGGGTATCCCGGTGGCGCGACCGACAGCTACCTCGACGCCGTGACCGGCTGGCAGGCCAAGCGATTCGGCTGGGAGGTCCCCCGGGAGTGGGTGATGCAGACCTCAGGCATCATCACCACGCTCAAGACGGTTGTGCAGGCGTTCTCCGCGCCCGGCGACTCGGTGCTCGTCCAGCCCCCGGTCTACGTCCACTTCCACGAGGACGTCCTCCTGAACGGCCGCCACCTGGCGTTCGCGCCGCTGCGGCGGACCGAGGACGGCTACCGCTTCGACGCCTCGACGTTCGAGGCCGCGATCCGTCCCGACACCAGGCTCTTCATCCTCAGCCACCCTCACAACCCCACCGGGAACGTGTGGACGGAGGACGAACTGCGGACCATGGGCGAGATCTGTGCCCGGCACGATGTCCTGGTCGTCGCCGATGAGATTCACCAGGACCTCATCATCAATCCGGACCGCACGCACATCCCCTTCGCCTCGCTCGGCGAGGAGTTCGCGCGGAACAGCATCACCTGCACGGCCCCCAGCAAGACGTTCAACCTCCCCGGTCTGCAGAGCGCGAACGTCTTCGTCCCTGATCCTCGACTGAGGGCGGAACTGGCCCGCCAGTACGAGCGGAACGTGTTCCCGCTGGTCAACGTCCTGGGCATGGTCGCGGCCGAGGCGGCCTACGTGCACGGTGAGCCCTGGCTGGGGGAGTTGCTCACGTACTTGCGTGGCAATCACGCGCACTTCGCGCAGGCGGTCAACTCCGCCACCTCCAAGGTGCGGGTCCTGCCGGCCGACTCCCTGTATCTGGCGTGGATGGACTGCCGGGGGCTGGGGATGGACGCCGAGTCGCTGGACAGGTTCATGCTCACCAGGGCGCGGCTGTGGCTCGACAAGGGACAGAAGTTCGGGACCGAGGGCCACGGCTACATGCGGGTGAACCTGGGCTGTCCCCGCTCCACGGTGGACGAGGCGGTGGCCCGTCTGCTCGCGGCCGTCGAGAGCCTGTGAGCGCCGCGACCCGGCCGCCTGCCCTCTTCGTCGTCGGCCTCGCGAACGGCACGCTGCTGCACGGCCCAGTCACAGCTGAGGCATTCCTGGCCGCGTACGAGGAGTCTGCCGGCCAGGCAGTGCCCGCCCTGGCGCTGTGGGACTTGTTCGCCCTGACCAACTCGCACCACTCTGTGGAGAGTTGGCTCCCGAACTACCACGATCTCGGCCGCACCGACCTGACGGCGGCCGAGCTGCGCAGGCGCCACGCCGCGTGGACCGACGTTCGCCTCGCGGACTACCGCGCTCTCCCGTCCTCCAAGGGGATCTGAGAGCGGGGTTCTTGACCCGAACGACCAGTCGCCGCCCCACGCTCAACTTTTGTGGTGCGTACTCTCTGAGAGCTCGCAACACGATCTTGTTGAACTGTCCTGGTCAGGCGTGACTGTTGTGACGGTCTGATGGCTCGGGTGGGTGTGACGACTGGGCCGTTGATCGTGGACGACGACTTGTGGGCGCTGATCGAGCCGTTGCTGCGTTCCGGCCTATCGCGGCCCCGACGGTTCGGCCGTTCCATTCGGCAGAGCCTTGGCATTCTTGGCGGCGACTGCCGCGACGGTTGCCAGGTCTTCGCCCGAGAAGCCGGCGCGGCTCAGTACCGCGAGAGATTTGTTCGTCGCCAGCGTGCACAGCGCCAGCTCTGCCGCCTCCTGCTCACCGGCCCCCGCCGCCAGCAACGCCTGCTCCAGCACCGCCCGCAAACCGTCGATCATGGCGCGGACCATCGCCCGGCCCTCCACGTCGAGGGCCGGGAACTGCGTTGCCGACACCGTGAGCAGGCAGCCATCCGGGACCGTCGGGTCGGCGATACGGTTCAGGGCGACCTGCAGGAAGGCGGCCACAACGGCGCTCGGGCTCGCGTGGGGGCCGGACAGTGCCTGCTCGTACAGCGGTTGGTAGGTCTGCGCGTACCGTTGGAGGCTTTTCCGGAAGAGGGCGCTCTTGTCGCCGAAGGTGCCGTAGAGCGAGCCCCGGCCCAGGCCCGTGCCCTCGGTCAGGCGATCGATCGAGGCCTCCGAATATCCCCAGCGCCAGAAGACGTGCATCGCACGTCGTAGCGCCTCGTCCACGTCAAATTGCTTGCGGCCTGCCATGGTCCGTCAGTCTACACATCCTGTACCGATCGTTCAAAGATGTGTATGGTCGTCGCCATGACAACCTTGAGTTCGCTGCGGCTGCCTGACGGATTCCTTGACGTCTTCACCAGCCGGCTCGTGGAGGTGAACGGACTGCGGCTGCACGCGGTCACCGGCGGGGACGGCCCGCCGCTGCTGCTGATCGGCGGGTGGCCCCAGACCTGGTACGCCTGGCGGGAGGTGATGCCCGCGCTCGCCCGCCGGCACACCGTCGTCGCCGTCGACTCGCGCGGGGCCGGGCTCTCCGACAAGCCCGACGACGGGTACGACGCCGGCACACTGGCCGCCGATCTGGTCGCGCTGATGGCCGCGCTCGGGCACGACCGGTTCGACGTGGTCGGCCACGACATCGGTACGTGGACCGGTTACGCCCTCGCCGCCGATCACCCCGAGCGGGTGGGCCGGCTCGCCATCGTCGAAGCAGTGATCCCCGGTCTCACTCCGTCCCCGCCGTTCTTCGGCCCGGCCGCGGTCAACCTGAAGCTCTGGCAGTTCGGCTTCAACCGGCTCACCGACCTCAACGAGGAACTGGTCCGGGGACGGGAGGGGCTCTTCTTCGGCTGGCAGTTCGCCACCAAGGCCGCCACGCGGACCGCGATCCCCGCGTACGCCGTCGACGTCTACGTCGACGCGATCACCGCGGATCCTCGCGCGCTGCGGGCGAGCTTCGAGTACTACCGGGCGCTGGACGAGACGATCGCGCAGAACGAGCAGCGCAGCAAGACCCGGCTGACGCTGCCGGTGCTCGGCCTCGGCGGCGCGCTGTGGAGCGGAGCGAGTGTCGCCCAGGGGATGACACTGGCGGCCGACGACGTCACGGGGATCGTCCTCGACGACTGCGGCCATTACCCGGCCGAGGAGCAGCCGGCGCGGTTCGTCGAGATCCTGGAGGACTTCCTCGTGGCCAAGCGGTAGCAGGCACGCCACACGGCTGAACTTCGCGAACGAGCAGGCGGAGCCTCACAAACTCCGCTACGTCGTCGAGCAGGCCTTCGCCCTCCTCCACACGGCGGGTCGTCGGAACAGCCGCCCGCCCAGTGTTCGGTGATCCGCCGAGCATGGAGTTCGCGGGTTGCCACATCGTCCGCGTTTTCCAGACAACCGAAGTCGTGGCCCCACCCCGTCAGAGCTTCCAGGACCCAGCCAGCCCAGTAGTGCCGTGCGGGTGGGGTAGCGGCGTAATGGTCAATTTTTGTGGGCGGCGACGTGGTGACTACCCCTCGGTGATGAGGGCGGGCAATGCGCGCATGTCGTGGAAGACGACGGTTTCGTGGCCTTCGAGCCGTGCCGCCGGGGTGAGTCCGCCGGCGTAGCCGAAGGCTCGCATGCCGGCGGCGCGGGCGGCATGGACGCCGGGCTGGCTGTCCTCGACCACCACACAGGCCGCGGGATCGACGCCCATCTGCCGGGCAGCGTGCAGGAACAGGTCAGGTGCGGGCTTGCCACGGGAGACCTCGGTGGCGCTGTAGATGCGGCCTGCGAAGTGTTCGTAGAGGCCGGTGCGGCCCAGGGTGTGCCGCATCTTGTCGTGGGAGCCGCTGGAGGCCACGCACATCGGCAGGGTGAGCGCGTCGAGTGCTTCCGGCAGGCCCTCGACGGGGGCGAGCCCGGCATCCACGGCCTCACCGTGGAGTTGCTCGAACCGGTCCGACCAGATCGCGGCCGTCGAGTCCGGAACGTACGCCGTTGACCCCGAGCACCGGTGGGCCGACGGCCCCGAGGGCACGGTCCTGCTCGCGCCCGGAGACCTGCGCGGCACCGCACGCTCCCCTGAGCCAGGGCACGTTGGGCGCGACGGTGTACTACCAGGACAAGCGCTGCCTGCTGACCAACTGTCACGTCATCGGTGACTGGGACTTGTGGCCGGGGCGTCGTGTGTACCAGCCGGAATTCAACCCGGACCCGACGTCGAAGGACGGGGACCTCATCGGCGTCTGCGACGGCACCTTCGAGGTCTTCTCCTACGGCGCACCGAATCCGGACGACCTGCTCATCAACGTGTTCGGCCGGCCGGTACACGTACTGGGAAAACCTCATCGAGACCACCCCGGCGACGACGCCGTCCTGCGTAGCGGGGATTCGGGTGCCGTCCTCATCGCCGACGCGGACAACGGAGTCCCCGGCCTCATGGCCATGAGTACGGATTACACGAACGGCCCGCAGCAGCGGCTGGTGGCCACTCGCATTCCGGAGGACGATCCCGTCCAGTGCAGGCACGGTCAGAGGATGTTCCCGCGGCCTTCGAGCCCCTCGGTGTGGCGTCCAGGCGAACGGAGCTGCCCGTGCCCGAGCCCGGACGGCAGGCCCACGGCATGCGTGACGGACGAGGTGGCTGCCGTGCCGCGGCGGTCGCTCAAAGGTGACCGTCCAGGATGTCCCGTAGCCCGGCGACGGTCATGGGCCCCGTCCCGTGCGCCACCGCCTCTCCTTCCTTCAGCAGCACGCAGGAAGGGGCGCCGGTGATCCCGTATCGCTCGGTTGCGGTCGGACACCGCGTGATGTCGGTGCGGACGACCGTCAGGCGGCCCGTGTACTCGTCGGCGATGGCACCTACGACGAGGTCCATCGCCCGGCAGGGCTCGACTGCCTTGGGCCAGGTCCCGATGAAGTAGGCGAGGACCGGGACTCCGCTCATCCTGAGGATGAAATCGAACTCCGCGTCCTCACGGGGTTGGTGAACCCGCATCGCCATGGAAGCTCCTGACCTCGTGTTCCGTCATTCCAGCCCCATCATCCCCCGCGCGGCGCGGCGCGCCGGGCCGCCCCGGTCGGATTTCCGGCCGATGTGCCGGAGGTGAGAGACGAGGCCGGCCGCGTGCGGTGGCCTCCCGCCCACAGTCCGGGAGGCTGATCGCGCGGGTACGGTTGGATGATGTGACGGGGGACGCCGACGACCGATGTGAGGCACTCGGTGCAAGCCAGGGGATGGGGGACGGATGGGGGACTGGGTGGACGACGAGCGACGTCGGCCTGATGCAGCGGACGTCGGTTTGGCTAGTTGCGGGTTGCTCCTGATCGTTGCCGTTGTCGCCATGCCCGGACTCCTCTTGAACGACGGACCGTTGACGGCCTACTTGGTCGTTGTCGGCGGCGTGATCGGGTCCCTGTGGGCGCACAAGCGGTTGCGCCGCTGACCGGTTCTTCCCACGTCCGGACGATGTACTGAAGAAGGACCGGCCGAGGAGGAATCACCTTCTGAGCCGGCCCTTCCGCGCGTAGGTCCGATGCCCGGTCTTGCGGCGAGTGGATGGCTCGGCCGGAGACCGGGCCGGCCCTCGACGGCTCGGCGGCCTTGGCACGTGCCCTCGATGTGGCGCCCGGCGATTACCTCCGGGGTAATCGCACGCCCAACCCGGCTCGGCTACGTTCTGTTCGTCGCTCACATCCCCGGAACGAAAGGAGTCCCGTGGTGCCCGCTTACGGCTTCGCCCATCTCCGCAGCCGCCGGAACCATTCCGACATCATCGAGTACCTGGAGCGCATCCAGGCAACCCTCGACCCCTTCGACGGCCGCTTCGTCATCCACGGTCCGCCGGCCGAAGTCGTGGAGGGGACGTGGCCCGGCAGCATGGTGCTGATCGAGTTCCCCGGACTGGCCGAAGCCCGTGACTGGTACGAGTCTCCCGCCTACCAGGCCATCGTGAGTCTGCGTACCGACCACGTGGAGGGCGACCTGGTGCTGATCGAGGGCGTCGGTCCGGACTACGACCCGGCCGAGCGAGCCCGCACGTTGCGGACGGAAGCGGGCTGAGCCCGCCAGTCGACCACGTGGTCCGGCAGCCGCCTCACGGAGCACCGGGATACGTTGCGATCGCTTGTCCTTCAGGGGTCTGAACAGGGCCTTTGAGTGCCTGCATATGCCTGGGGCTAAGGCGTGTCTCCTTGATCACTGAGTCGTTGTTCTGTGCACGGGCCGTCGGCCCGCCCCGTTCTGCCTTCCAGTACGACGCCGGGAGCCGGCGTTGCGGAGGTCTCACCGCAGTGTCGAGCCGGCGCTGCGGGGCGGCAGAGGGACTCAGCTGCCGGAGAGGATGTCATGAGTGACAAGCGCGATCAGTTCGCGGATTTGACGACGGTGAGAATGTGCTTCCGCGACGAGGGGGACCCGGACGGGGAGCCGCTGCTGCTGATCATGGGACTCAGCTCGCAGCTGATCCATTGGCCGCAGGAGATCGTCGACGCGCTCGGCGAGCGGGGCTACCGGGTGATTCGTCCCGACAACCGCGACAGCGGCCTGACGGAGTGGAAGACCACACCGAGCCAGTACTACCTGAGGGCGATCGCACGTGACACGGTCGAGCTGCTCGACCATCTCGGCATCGAGCAGGCGCACGTCGTCGGCGCTTCGATGGGCGGGATGGTCGCCCAACTGCTCGCGATCGAGTACGCGCCGCGCGTGCTCAGCCT
This genomic interval carries:
- a CDS encoding DUF4328 domain-containing protein, with amino-acid sequence MAGAVRLPRGQTQFACATLSAFTLVTVAAGLTAWHKYQLLAGPTTPGPYLDNPLVEVDTYFRNLMGWRTGLLLVALLQFSIWLANMRDVADVLWRQGQRRRRAWLAFGWVIPVAQLFVPKMFVNDLWAASQPESQRRRGHPLLTAWWLSVLIAANSYAFNDASKDLKAADSATEARQALRQIMMGDGLYICAAALSIVVVRQLVRRLEQAAATAPAEVWSTGEKTV
- a CDS encoding DUF6234 family protein; translation: MRVANAAGAAIRDGDPHCWVRVLMTPRACRSQCGPVNADPERTGRAVAVAVGLVVVELMALALVWLSWAGTYWSFDPQDYGAPPGPYLHKALFVPAAALVAAVVAGVRRVYPVAFTQLVMFLVLCGILTGAKAAGERIYESSYRNACTCDTPPPAR
- a CDS encoding GNAT family N-acetyltransferase, coding for MDTYLETERLTLRQFTTGDADLLIELDSDPAVTRYLTGGNPTAPEIVRERQLPNIIAGYGKWRGDLGLFAAQEKDSGAFIGWFCLRPEPEGPLDEVELGYRLRQAAWGKGYATEVSRALLVKAFTELGVRMVWAETMVVNHGSRNVMEKLEMTLADTIPTPPGMQMVEGSEHGGVRYEITKEQWEQQ
- a CDS encoding SAM-dependent methyltransferase — translated: MVAMTSEGTSIDATRPSIARVYDYLLGGKDNYAVDREIGDVFKRDLPGSVAIAFANRAALTRAVAEIATTTDVSQFIDLGSGLPTADNVHQVAQRHAPESRVVYVDIDPQVLVHGRALLEENDRTRVVEADVRDPEAVYNHPETREMIDFERPVAVVFSAVLHHVNDEEDPAGIVRYWRDRVPSGSYFFVSHFRSGDNPETAEAEKVLQQTFGRGRWRTDEQIAHLLDGLEILDPGVVPASLWRPEPVGKLWNDGVEKELTVWEHLIAAGLARKA
- a CDS encoding MalY/PatB family protein — translated: MAPDITPQDRTRQSAPAPEAEAVAGSVFDAVVDRRNSNSMKWARAHEFLTADEAAADPLPMWVADTDFKAPQAVLDALHQAVDHGVFGYPGGATDSYLDAVTGWQAKRFGWEVPREWVMQTSGIITTLKTVVQAFSAPGDSVLVQPPVYVHFHEDVLLNGRHLAFAPLRRTEDGYRFDASTFEAAIRPDTRLFILSHPHNPTGNVWTEDELRTMGEICARHDVLVVADEIHQDLIINPDRTHIPFASLGEEFARNSITCTAPSKTFNLPGLQSANVFVPDPRLRAELARQYERNVFPLVNVLGMVAAEAAYVHGEPWLGELLTYLRGNHAHFAQAVNSATSKVRVLPADSLYLAWMDCRGLGMDAESLDRFMLTRARLWLDKGQKFGTEGHGYMRVNLGCPRSTVDEAVARLLAAVESL
- a CDS encoding TetR/AcrR family transcriptional regulator, which produces MAGRKQFDVDEALRRAMHVFWRWGYSEASIDRLTEGTGLGRGSLYGTFGDKSALFRKSLQRYAQTYQPLYEQALSGPHASPSAVVAAFLQVALNRIADPTVPDGCLLTVSATQFPALDVEGRAMVRAMIDGLRAVLEQALLAAGAGEQEAAELALCTLATNKSLAVLSRAGFSGEDLATVAAVAAKNAKALPNGTAEPSGPR
- a CDS encoding alpha/beta fold hydrolase: MTTLSSLRLPDGFLDVFTSRLVEVNGLRLHAVTGGDGPPLLLIGGWPQTWYAWREVMPALARRHTVVAVDSRGAGLSDKPDDGYDAGTLAADLVALMAALGHDRFDVVGHDIGTWTGYALAADHPERVGRLAIVEAVIPGLTPSPPFFGPAAVNLKLWQFGFNRLTDLNEELVRGREGLFFGWQFATKAATRTAIPAYAVDVYVDAITADPRALRASFEYYRALDETIAQNEQRSKTRLTLPVLGLGGALWSGASVAQGMTLAADDVTGIVLDDCGHYPAEEQPARFVEILEDFLVAKR
- a CDS encoding HAD family hydrolase, coding for MPSGPSAHRCSGSTAYVPDSTAAIWSDRFEQLHGEAVDAGLAPVEGLPEALDALTLPMCVASSGSHDKMRHTLGRTGLYEHFAGRIYSATEVSRGKPAPDLFLHAARQMGVDPAACVVVEDSQPGVHAARAAGMRAFGYAGGLTPAARLEGHETVVFHDMRALPALITEG
- a CDS encoding thioredoxin family protein, with translation MAMRVHQPREDAEFDFILRMSGVPVLAYFIGTWPKAVEPCRAMDLVVGAIADEYTGRLTVVRTDITRCPTATERYGITGAPSCVLLKEGEAVAHGTGPMTVAGLRDILDGHL
- a CDS encoding DUF1330 domain-containing protein; translated protein: MPAYGFAHLRSRRNHSDIIEYLERIQATLDPFDGRFVIHGPPAEVVEGTWPGSMVLIEFPGLAEARDWYESPAYQAIVSLRTDHVEGDLVLIEGVGPDYDPAERARTLRTEAG